A section of the Bifidobacterium sp. ESL0728 genome encodes:
- a CDS encoding bifunctional [glutamine synthetase] adenylyltransferase/[glutamine synthetase]-adenylyl-L-tyrosine phosphorylase — MEASKEFEITTHDLIHAGVQNLGEARDRFACLAELGFSGDMLQAVLISLQRACDPDTALKHLVEIFAAYEDRTDGCVADDKNGLVSDISALDGSVSGILDKQAVSAGQIATGQGPAGSGICSRDPHNLDNLVQDSASLSRLIGVLGASDALGSLMRAYPDLVSAAACDPCGSLDFSRDERIAHMSDAVKTAESKQADTPARVMPKAVEVLRRNYYLQLAAIMAEDTSADDPVKIQPQISAKLSDLADAAIGSALDIARTQVEGSERCGFTVIGMGKLGAQELNYVSDCDLVYVVEPLAGEDSGEKIDGVTLTRIGTRIGTLLQKICQSVIPGVDMPPLWQIDTALRPEGKDGPLVRTVDSCRVYYEKWANNWEFQALLKARVVAGDEELGKAYLDLTRPLVWSASKRDNFVYDCQKMRKRVEDNIAPDLRDREIKLGKGGLRDVEFTVQMLQLVHGRSDESLRGRSTLGALQALALGGYVARPQAARLDEDYRFERVLEHRAQMWQLKRTHLFPEVGKDNDDSPDIVRNTDTRAIDDNPELRRMGRAFGLLPDQLVDKYDKIRLEVRRLHTDIYYRPMLPINARLDDDQVTLSDKATRERFESIGFADPDAAMRHVRALTEGVSRAAKINRILLPSILQWLAQGQNPDMGLLQWRKLEERFGGGSQYLGFLRDSPQALIRLCHILSNSRLLGDSLNQSIESVTWLGDDDMLMPRTRESLDVRAQAAVSRYADNMNDFATSIRSMRRHEIERIGLGWTSKVFDDSAGLSGMTDVYDAGIESALLWSISHQCAEMKLESAPVAISVIAMGRYGGCEVNFCSDADIIMMYRPKQAAEGEDGDDCAKAAADFARNVVNDLRNILQGPASLEPKIDLDFGLRPEGKNGPLIRSYESCRDYYTKWYSTWERQALLRARYAAGDAQLARDFLTQLADPLRYMDRPLTDEEIGEIRKLKARMEAERLPHGVKRNQHLKLGAGGLSDVEWTVQLLQLEHAGEHESLRVNSTLTALDELERLEYINANDADALRKAWKMLTAARNGNYLWGARLSQADVLPSDFYGLGGVATFLGYDANRGQYFGNDLQAVMRRCREVTERLFYGL, encoded by the coding sequence ATGGAAGCTTCCAAGGAATTCGAAATCACGACCCATGACCTGATTCATGCAGGGGTGCAGAATCTGGGTGAGGCGCGCGACCGGTTTGCGTGTTTGGCGGAGTTGGGTTTCAGCGGTGACATGCTCCAGGCCGTACTGATTTCCTTGCAACGGGCATGTGACCCAGATACCGCGTTGAAGCATCTGGTCGAAATTTTCGCGGCGTATGAAGACCGAACGGATGGTTGTGTTGCCGATGACAAAAATGGTTTGGTGTCGGATATTTCTGCATTAGATGGTTCTGTATCTGGCATTTTGGATAAACAGGCGGTTTCAGCCGGGCAGATCGCAACCGGTCAGGGGCCTGCCGGTTCAGGAATATGTTCACGTGACCCGCATAATCTCGATAATCTTGTCCAAGATTCAGCCTCGCTTTCGCGGCTGATTGGCGTGTTGGGCGCTTCCGACGCTTTGGGCTCGTTGATGCGGGCATATCCGGATTTGGTTTCGGCTGCAGCCTGCGACCCCTGTGGAAGCCTTGATTTCAGCCGAGATGAACGCATTGCGCATATGAGCGATGCCGTCAAAACGGCGGAATCGAAACAAGCTGACACTCCAGCAAGGGTCATGCCTAAGGCAGTGGAAGTGCTCCGCCGGAACTATTATCTCCAGCTGGCGGCCATCATGGCCGAGGACACTTCGGCTGACGATCCGGTGAAAATACAGCCTCAGATCAGTGCGAAACTTTCCGATCTTGCCGATGCCGCCATCGGTTCGGCGCTCGATATCGCCAGAACGCAGGTCGAGGGCAGCGAACGCTGCGGATTCACGGTTATCGGTATGGGTAAGCTCGGTGCGCAGGAGCTGAACTATGTCTCCGATTGCGATCTGGTGTATGTGGTCGAACCGCTTGCAGGCGAAGACAGCGGCGAGAAAATCGACGGTGTAACGTTGACTCGTATTGGTACGAGAATCGGAACATTATTGCAGAAGATTTGCCAGTCGGTCATTCCTGGCGTCGACATGCCGCCGCTTTGGCAGATTGACACGGCGTTGCGCCCCGAAGGCAAGGACGGCCCGCTGGTGCGCACGGTCGACTCCTGCCGTGTCTATTACGAGAAGTGGGCCAACAATTGGGAGTTCCAAGCGCTGCTCAAGGCACGCGTTGTCGCCGGAGACGAGGAATTGGGCAAGGCCTATCTCGACTTGACGCGTCCGTTGGTATGGTCGGCGTCGAAACGGGACAATTTCGTCTACGATTGCCAGAAAATGCGGAAGAGGGTCGAAGACAACATTGCTCCGGATCTTCGTGACCGCGAGATCAAACTCGGCAAAGGTGGGCTTCGCGATGTCGAGTTCACTGTACAGATGCTGCAGCTTGTTCACGGCCGTTCCGACGAATCTCTTCGTGGCCGTTCTACATTGGGGGCGTTGCAGGCGCTTGCGTTGGGCGGGTATGTCGCACGCCCGCAAGCCGCAAGGCTTGATGAGGATTATCGCTTTGAAAGGGTGCTCGAACATCGGGCTCAGATGTGGCAACTCAAGCGTACGCATCTATTCCCCGAAGTCGGTAAAGACAATGACGACAGTCCTGATATCGTGCGCAATACCGACACGCGGGCTATCGACGACAATCCGGAATTGCGTCGTATGGGCCGTGCGTTCGGTTTGTTGCCCGACCAATTGGTCGATAAGTATGACAAAATACGTCTTGAGGTTCGTCGCCTTCATACCGACATCTATTATCGTCCGATGCTGCCGATCAACGCTCGGCTCGACGACGATCAGGTGACCTTGAGCGACAAGGCCACCCGGGAGCGCTTTGAATCCATTGGCTTCGCCGACCCCGATGCCGCCATGCGCCACGTCCGGGCTTTGACGGAAGGTGTTTCCCGTGCCGCCAAAATCAACCGTATTCTTCTTCCCTCGATTCTCCAATGGCTTGCGCAAGGCCAGAACCCCGATATGGGTCTTTTGCAATGGCGCAAACTTGAGGAGCGTTTCGGGGGCGGCAGCCAGTATCTCGGCTTCCTGCGTGATTCACCGCAGGCACTGATCAGACTCTGTCATATTCTATCCAATTCGAGGCTGCTGGGAGACTCGCTCAACCAGTCCATCGAATCGGTGACTTGGCTCGGAGATGACGATATGCTGATGCCGCGAACTCGCGAAAGCCTTGACGTACGCGCCCAGGCGGCGGTCTCTCGCTATGCCGATAATATGAACGATTTCGCCACTTCCATTCGTTCGATGCGACGTCACGAAATCGAACGTATCGGACTGGGATGGACTTCAAAGGTCTTTGATGACAGTGCCGGCTTGTCCGGTATGACCGATGTGTACGATGCCGGCATCGAGTCGGCGTTGCTATGGTCCATCAGCCATCAGTGCGCCGAGATGAAGCTCGAGAGCGCCCCGGTGGCCATCAGTGTCATCGCCATGGGTCGTTACGGCGGGTGCGAAGTCAATTTCTGCTCCGACGCCGACATCATCATGATGTATCGTCCGAAGCAAGCCGCGGAAGGCGAAGACGGCGACGATTGTGCAAAAGCTGCCGCCGATTTCGCGCGAAACGTGGTCAACGACCTGCGCAACATCCTGCAGGGGCCAGCAAGCCTTGAGCCGAAAATCGACCTCGATTTCGGTTTGCGTCCGGAAGGCAAGAACGGCCCGTTGATCCGTTCCTACGAATCCTGTCGCGACTACTACACCAAGTGGTACAGCACCTGGGAGCGCCAGGCGTTGCTGCGGGCCCGGTATGCCGCAGGCGACGCTCAATTGGCCAGAGACTTCCTCACCCAGCTTGCCGATCCGCTGCGTTATATGGACAGGCCGTTGACTGACGAGGAAATCGGAGAAATCCGGAAACTCAAAGCTCGGATGGAGGCGGAGCGTCTACCGCACGGAGTGAAACGCAATCAGCACTTGAAACTGGGTGCCGGTGGGCTTTCAGACGTCGAATGGACAGTGCAGCTGTTGCAGCTTGAACATGCCGGGGAGCATGAGAGCCTGCGTGTCAACTCGACGCTGACAGCGCTTGATGAGCTCGAACGTTTGGAATATATCAATGCAAACGATGCCGACGCGCTACGCAAAGCTTGGAAAATGCTCACCGCCGCACGCAACGGCAATTATCTGTGGGGAGCGAGGCTCTCGCAGGCCGACGTGCTCCCGTCCGATTTCTACGGGCTTGGGGGAGTAGCGACGTTCCTTGGATATGATGCGAACCGAGGCCAATACTTCGGCAACGATTTGCAGGCTGTGATGCGCCGTTGCAGGGAGGTCACCGAGCGTCTTTTCTATGGCCTTTAG
- the menC gene encoding o-succinylbenzoate synthase, producing the protein MRLTGLKLLPIRLHLKHPFVSAHETLSERLVTLVVVRDEDGNWGYGELEAFTTLFYTNETQAIEQMVLQQYLWPVVRNRQFTTPPDLYAHLQVLKGHHFAKAALDMAIWDLYAKQQQLPLAAVLAQQVHAQWQDHVAVGVSLGLQDDERLLAAVQKAQQQGYQRIKLKVKGNADLQRIARLRQRTSIKSLTVDANQSLQWTKDLAATIDRLQLTFIEDPVSQPSAKWAQQMHTPICLDEPITSVDQAKYAWQLQLGQIISVKQSVIGGLTPALELVKAHRQLGFDIWCGGMLEGGIGRAANLALASLTDFAYPGDLSATERYYQKDYTTPLHVTQGLMPVSHDAGVGVDLLPAYQELLDQQKTIC; encoded by the coding sequence ATGCGTCTAACGGGCTTGAAATTATTACCGATTCGTCTCCATCTCAAGCATCCTTTTGTATCCGCCCACGAAACATTAAGCGAACGCCTGGTGACTTTGGTCGTTGTACGTGATGAAGACGGCAATTGGGGTTATGGTGAGCTGGAAGCATTCACCACATTGTTTTACACGAATGAAACGCAAGCTATCGAGCAAATGGTGCTGCAACAGTATTTGTGGCCTGTGGTCCGCAATCGACAATTTACGACACCACCAGACCTATATGCGCATTTACAAGTTTTAAAGGGACACCATTTTGCCAAGGCCGCTTTGGATATGGCGATTTGGGATCTCTATGCCAAGCAACAACAGCTACCACTGGCCGCGGTTTTGGCCCAGCAAGTTCATGCTCAGTGGCAGGATCATGTGGCGGTGGGTGTCAGTTTGGGTCTGCAAGACGATGAACGGCTGCTAGCGGCTGTCCAAAAAGCGCAGCAACAAGGCTATCAGCGTATCAAATTAAAGGTTAAAGGTAATGCCGATTTGCAAAGGATCGCTCGCTTGCGCCAACGAACGTCGATAAAATCTTTGACGGTAGACGCCAATCAAAGCTTGCAGTGGACCAAAGATTTAGCGGCAACCATTGATCGCCTGCAGCTGACTTTTATCGAAGATCCGGTGTCGCAACCTAGCGCCAAATGGGCGCAGCAGATGCACACTCCGATTTGCTTAGACGAACCGATTACCAGTGTGGACCAAGCCAAATATGCTTGGCAATTACAATTAGGTCAAATCATCAGTGTCAAACAGTCGGTAATCGGTGGGTTAACACCAGCTTTAGAACTGGTCAAGGCACACCGCCAGTTGGGTTTTGATATTTGGTGCGGCGGAATGCTGGAGGGAGGCATTGGGCGCGCGGCCAATTTGGCCTTAGCCAGCTTAACTGATTTTGCTTATCCAGGTGACTTATCGGCAACGGAACGTTATTATCAAAAAGACTATACGACACCTTTACATGTAACCCAGGGTCTGATGCCGGTATCGCATGACGCGGGAGTCGGTGTCGATTTGCTGCCCGCGTACCAGGAATTATTGGACCAACAAAAAACAATATGCTAA
- the menH gene encoding 2-succinyl-6-hydroxy-2,4-cyclohexadiene-1-carboxylate synthase translates to MQINVRENSYHVSVYGAGQPYWLFLHGFMGSGQDFASIAQHIKGTALLPDLLGHGQSGKPTQPKRYAMARQAADLKNILQQLQIDQPLRLVGYSMGGRLGLYFSWRYPQLVQQLILESSTAGLATPEQRGKRQQQDQAKAHFLQTKPLAEFVAHWEQLPLFASQKTLPPELKEQVRQQRLSQEPQALAASLLGMGTGVMPNLWLYLAQISLPVMLITGQQDRKFQGIMRQMAAQLPQAQLHVIAQAGHNVHLEQPQSYCRLLKEFLPCV, encoded by the coding sequence ATGCAAATTAACGTACGTGAAAATTCATATCATGTGTCCGTCTACGGAGCAGGGCAACCGTATTGGTTGTTCTTACATGGCTTTATGGGTAGCGGCCAAGATTTTGCGTCTATCGCCCAGCATATCAAGGGGACGGCGTTATTACCTGATTTGTTAGGTCATGGACAAAGCGGCAAACCTACACAGCCCAAACGTTACGCAATGGCTCGTCAAGCCGCGGATTTAAAAAATATTTTGCAACAGTTACAAATTGACCAGCCGCTGCGGCTTGTGGGCTACTCGATGGGCGGCCGTCTGGGGTTATATTTTTCCTGGCGATATCCACAGTTAGTCCAACAGCTGATACTAGAAAGCAGTACAGCGGGATTGGCGACCCCAGAACAGCGGGGAAAACGACAACAACAAGATCAGGCAAAAGCACATTTCTTGCAAACCAAACCGTTGGCTGAATTTGTGGCACATTGGGAGCAGCTGCCTTTATTCGCCTCGCAAAAAACCTTGCCGCCCGAGCTAAAAGAACAAGTACGGCAACAACGCTTAAGTCAGGAACCGCAAGCTTTGGCTGCTAGTTTATTAGGTATGGGAACCGGAGTGATGCCCAATTTGTGGCTGTATCTGGCACAAATATCTTTGCCGGTCATGTTGATAACGGGACAACAGGATCGCAAATTCCAAGGCATTATGCGACAAATGGCTGCCCAACTACCCCAAGCTCAATTACATGTCATTGCCCAAGCAGGGCATAATGTACATCTGGAACAGCCGCAGTCGTATTGTCGACTATTGAAGGAGTTTTTGCCATGCGTCTAA
- the menD gene encoding 2-succinyl-5-enolpyruvyl-6-hydroxy-3-cyclohexene-1-carboxylic-acid synthase, translated as MSDGYAYLTRQLRPLLQAFLVAGVQKVVLSPGSRSTPLAILLGQLEDQAKLQLYVDVDERSAAFFALGLAKTSGQPVLLVCTSGTAAANYYPAICEAKASNVPLIVLTTDRPPELQQVGAPQTLTQDYMYAQQVKAFYRLVMPQAATTLHEIKYNVYSAQKAVYQALAYPQGPVHLNLPLQKPLLPDLDVSDDSLQVRPIFTKPQTLPEPALLQLIEQYLSGKKGLLVVGPAINSSTASQVICQFAQRYHWPILADPLSGLRGQSPEVLATGDWICKNMTSLPASYRPEVVLRLGATPVSAALSSWLTQAQITTVYLDAQHSFLDHTLQTDLVVPFAPTTVLPKLHLQKASQHWLLQWQQLDQTIQKRLRSHLCKTHTLTEPEVAFGLGQALPSDAALFVSNSMPIREIDDYFWPAAPVKLWANRGANGIDGINSTALAMATQHQPAYLYIGDLAFFHDLTGLMMGRQYQLDLTIIVQNNNGGGIFSFLPQASEPSQFEKVFGTPLDLDIAAIARLYQAKYCQVMTFDQLTSALKVPVKGLTILEVVTQRATLVSFEQQLAQQVTHAVKDLPHAN; from the coding sequence ATGAGTGATGGATACGCTTACTTGACACGACAATTGCGCCCTTTATTACAGGCCTTTTTGGTCGCTGGTGTGCAAAAAGTGGTGCTTTCGCCGGGTTCGCGCTCGACTCCGTTGGCTATTCTATTAGGGCAATTGGAAGATCAAGCCAAACTGCAATTGTATGTCGATGTCGATGAGCGTTCAGCGGCCTTTTTTGCTCTTGGCCTGGCGAAAACGAGCGGCCAACCGGTATTGCTGGTATGTACTTCCGGGACAGCGGCGGCTAATTATTATCCGGCTATTTGTGAGGCGAAAGCCAGCAATGTGCCGTTAATTGTTTTGACAACTGACCGTCCACCCGAGTTACAGCAAGTCGGTGCGCCTCAAACATTGACGCAGGATTATATGTACGCGCAGCAGGTGAAAGCTTTCTATCGGTTGGTCATGCCCCAAGCTGCAACGACACTCCATGAGATTAAATACAATGTTTATAGCGCGCAAAAGGCAGTGTATCAAGCGCTTGCTTATCCACAAGGACCAGTGCATTTGAATCTGCCACTGCAAAAGCCGTTATTACCTGATCTGGATGTTAGCGATGATTCATTGCAAGTGCGGCCGATTTTTACGAAGCCTCAGACTTTGCCTGAACCGGCATTATTACAACTGATTGAGCAATATTTATCAGGTAAAAAGGGCCTACTGGTAGTTGGCCCAGCAATCAACTCATCTACCGCCAGTCAAGTTATTTGCCAATTTGCGCAACGCTATCACTGGCCCATTTTGGCCGATCCTTTGAGCGGCTTACGTGGACAAAGCCCCGAAGTTCTGGCTACTGGGGACTGGATTTGTAAAAATATGACATCCCTACCTGCGAGCTATCGCCCCGAAGTGGTGCTGCGCTTGGGAGCCACCCCTGTTTCAGCGGCGTTGAGTTCGTGGCTGACGCAAGCGCAAATTACGACAGTTTATCTAGATGCCCAGCACAGTTTTTTGGATCACACCTTGCAGACCGATTTAGTTGTTCCTTTTGCGCCAACCACCGTTCTGCCCAAGTTGCATTTGCAAAAAGCATCTCAGCACTGGCTTTTACAGTGGCAGCAATTGGATCAGACAATTCAAAAAAGGTTACGATCTCATCTATGCAAGACGCATACTTTAACGGAACCCGAAGTAGCTTTTGGTCTCGGACAAGCTTTACCGTCAGATGCCGCTTTATTCGTCAGCAATTCAATGCCGATTCGTGAAATTGACGATTATTTTTGGCCTGCTGCGCCGGTCAAGCTTTGGGCGAATCGGGGCGCCAATGGGATAGATGGGATTAATTCGACGGCGTTGGCCATGGCCACACAACATCAGCCAGCATATTTATACATCGGCGACCTGGCCTTCTTCCATGATCTAACGGGTTTGATGATGGGGCGTCAATATCAATTGGATTTGACGATTATCGTCCAGAACAACAATGGCGGCGGCATTTTCTCGTTCCTACCCCAAGCCAGTGAACCATCCCAATTTGAAAAAGTCTTTGGTACTCCTTTGGATTTAGATATTGCTGCCATTGCGCGTTTGTATCAAGCTAAATACTGTCAAGTAATGACTTTTGACCAATTGACTAGCGCTTTGAAGGTTCCCGTCAAGGGTTTGACCATCTTGGAAGTGGTTACGCAACGGGCAACACTGGTTTCCTTTGAACAGCAATTGGCGCAACAAGTTACGCACGCCGTCAAGGACTTGCCACATGCAAATTAA